ACGTGTGGATCGACGGTGACCGCACGTTCGCCTTCGACGCCCGCACCGCACACAAGGTCACGGTCAAGACCCCGCGGCGGGCCGACCCGAACGGCGTCAAGATCGCCTGGCACCGCAAGGTCGGCAGCCGGGACGCGGTGTCCGGCTGGTCACTCGACGGCCGGGTCGCCGACGGCGTGTACGCGCAGGGCTTCGGAAAGGTTGCCAACGGCACCTTCCAGGTCGTGCAGCGCTGGGACCTCGCCGAACCGAAACTGACCGTCGACGTGAGCGGTGCCGGCAGCAGCTTCCGGCTGCCGACTCCGCGCGAGGGCGACCAGCGGACCGTGTACGTAGGGACCGGGCAGCTGGAACTGGTCAACGGCGGCGACGGCACCGCGTCCGAGCTGACCGGAGCCAAGGGCAAGGTGGCACTGATCCGGTTCCGGGACCAGGACCTGACCGCCGAGCAGGTTCGGGCCGCGAAGGACGCCGGCGCCAAGGCGGTCCTGATGTACAACGACAAGCCCGGCTTCTGGTCGACCCTCGCCGAAGAGGGTCTGCCCTTCAACCTGCTGGAAGCGCCGCAGGGCAGGCAACTGCTCGACCTGCTCGCGAAGGGCCCGGTGACACTGAAGCTGAACGGTCTGCTGGACAGCAGGTACCGGTACGACCTGGTGATGGCGCCGTCCACGGTCCGTGGGCCGTTGACGTACGACGTCGCGAAGCTGCATCCGGCCGAAGTGACGACGACCTTCAACCGCAACGACGCGTGGTTCCTGCACCGTGAACAGCGGATCGCCCATGTGCCCGGAATCGCGAGCGGGCTGGGCGCCGGGCGTCAGGTGACCGGGCCGTTGACCCGGACCGACTACCTGGCCACCGATGTGAAGGGCGTGACCTGGGACGAGAGCCTGGTCGCCGGCGAATGGAACGAGAGCGGTTACGACGCGACGCTCGCCCGTTCGTACCGGCCGGGGGAGAAGGTCACTCGCGGCTGGTGGGAGTCGTTGACGCGACCGGCCGTGCCCGGTCTGTCGGCGGCGCCGGGTGATGTGGCGCAGGGCTGGCCGCCGGCGCGCTTCGAGAACGCGCTGCGGATCGCGATCCCGCAGTACGTGAACGGCGACCGGAGCGTGTACGGGTGGGCCGACCGTGGTGACGTGACCAGCATGAAGTTGAGCAGCAACGGCGTGGAGCTGGGGAGCAAGGACTGGTCGGTGGCGCAGTTCGCCGTACCGGCGAAGGCTGCCTGGTACGACCTGACGCTTGACCAGCAGCGTGGGCCGAAGAGCTGGGCGACGACGTCGACCGCGACGCACACCAAGTGGCACTTCGTGTCGGCGCCGAGCAAGGACCGGGCCGTACTGCCGCTCGTGCAGGTGGACTACAAGCACACCAACGGGCTGCTGGAGCTCACGCCGGGATATCAGCCGGGCGTCCGTGGGTTGGCGATCTTCCGCACTACTGCCGAGATCTCGTACGACGGGAAGACCTGGCAGAAGCTCGCACTGCGCGGGATCGGGAAGACGGTTCGGGCCCAGCTTCCGGCGGCTCCGAGTGGTTCGGCCGCCAGTGTCCGGGTGACCGCGACGGATCTGATCGGCAACAGCATCAGCCAGACCATCGAGAAGGCCTGGATCAACTGAGCTGATCGTTCAAAAAAGGGCGACGCCACGAAGCCGGGGGGAGGTGCTCCGTGGCGTCGCCGGGGCGCGCCAAAGGGAGGGGTGGGGGCTGGCGCGCCGGTCGGTGTAAATCAGGTGGCAGCTGTGGGGGATCAGCTCCCGAGGATGCCTCCGCCCAGGACGCCGAGCAGTCCGAGCAGGGACAGCAGGTTGCGGATCACCTGGTCGACCGCCTTCGCGCCACCGGTCTGGTAGGCGGTCACGCACTTCTGCAGCTGGTCCTGGGTCGGCTTGGTGATCGTCACCTTCGACATCTCGGACTGGCAGTACGTGGTCGCGGTCTGCAGTTCGTGCAGGGTGCTGCCGACCGTACCCACGATCAGCCCGGCGGCCGTCTTCAGCGTGACCAGACCCGGTGGGGTCGTCGTGGTCGGCGTCGTCGGCTTGGTGGTGGGCTTGCCGGGCGTGGTCGGCCTGCTCGGCGTCGGCTTGCCCGGGGTGGGCTTGTCGGACGGCTTGGCCGGCGTGGTCGGACGCTGGGTCGGAACCGTCGGCCGGCTGCCGTCGCGCTCGTCGGTCGCCGTCGGGATCGGCTTGCCCGGTGGGGTGGTGGGCAGGTCGATCGCCTTCGGCAGGTTCTTGTCCGCCGGCGCGTCGATCTTCGGGTCGCCGATCTGCTCGCCGGCCGTGTCCACGTCGTCCCCGGACGTACCGTTCCCGACCGCGATCCAGCTGCCACCCGCGTACGCCTTGGCGATGCTGATGACCAGATCCGCGTACGACTGCGAGTGGTTGTAGCGCAGCAGGGCAGCGTTCAGGTCGCTCGCCTTGGACAGGTCGGTGCTGCCGGAGCACAGGTACACGCCGGTCGACATCGCCGCGTCGTTGATGTCCTGCGGGTTCCGCACGCCGTCGCCGTCGCCGTCCACTCCCACGGCTCGCCAGGTGCCGGGGATGAACTGCATCGGGCCGACCGCGCGGTCGAACGCGCCGTCACCGTCGAAGGCGCCGGCATCGGTGTCGGCGATCTTGGCCGTACCACCGGAGCCGTCCAGGCGCGGCCCGAAGATGCCCGGCACCGCGACGCCCTTGGAGTTCAGCGAGTTGCCGCCGAACCGCCCGTGGTTGGACTCGACCCGGCCGATCGCGGCCACCAGTGTCCACGGCAGGTGACAGGACGGATCGGCCTGGGCCAGCACCTGCTGGGCCCGCGAGTACGCCTTCAGCGCGGCGTTCGGAATGCCGTTGCGGGACAGGCCCGAGACCACCTGGTTCGGCGGTTCGCCGGCGCCGACTCCCGGCCCGACCTGACCTGGGACCGGCACGTTCGCCGGCACCGCGATCGGCTGCTTCGGCACCACCACCGGGTTGCCGCCGCCGCCCTGTTCCAGC
The genomic region above belongs to Kribbella solani and contains:
- a CDS encoding lytic murein transglycosylase — encoded protein: MAKGKRRATGGGWRQVAPLIPVALFASAFTVSATDDPAIATASLEQGGGGNPVVVPKQPIAVPANVPVPGQVGPGVGAGEPPNQVVSGLSRNGIPNAALKAYSRAQQVLAQADPSCHLPWTLVAAIGRVESNHGRFGGNSLNSKGVAVPGIFGPRLDGSGGTAKIADTDAGAFDGDGAFDRAVGPMQFIPGTWRAVGVDGDGDGVRNPQDINDAAMSTGVYLCSGSTDLSKASDLNAALLRYNHSQSYADLVISIAKAYAGGSWIAVGNGTSGDDVDTAGEQIGDPKIDAPADKNLPKAIDLPTTPPGKPIPTATDERDGSRPTVPTQRPTTPAKPSDKPTPGKPTPSRPTTPGKPTTKPTTPTTTTPPGLVTLKTAAGLIVGTVGSTLHELQTATTYCQSEMSKVTITKPTQDQLQKCVTAYQTGGAKAVDQVIRNLLSLLGLLGVLGGGILGS